From the bacterium genome, one window contains:
- a CDS encoding GIY-YIG nuclease family protein has protein sequence MREKVHRYLMERPSGATAGELLDLVFTRPGADRELGPRFLQALLGGDGRFAYSEATGRWIATAHAALAQPLDAATWVVVDLETTGGAPTRGHGIIEIGALKVVGGRVVDRFAQLVHPGRRLPPFITGLTGITDAMLAGQPGIAAVLPRFIDFAAGAVLVAHNAGFDLGFLDAARLALAGTTFDQPHACTLRLARRLLPQVRRKSLDALGGHFGIPLVDRHRALGDARITVEILFQLLELARRRGVRRVAELLDLQHSASDGRRFACALPRARVAALPTAPGIYRFRDADGRLLYVGKAKNLRQRVGSYLTNAAAHRGKVLDLIRHIADVEVAVAGSELEASLCEADEIRRLKPPYNRLSKHLPQIAFLKLMLGDAFPRLAVVNRLTGRAGRYFGPFRSRLAAVEAQALVARLFRLRTCTGGLRPSADVSPCLHGQIGACSAPCAARVDRAAYAQQVAAAARFFDGEIGAAQRQLEQRRDAHSAAHRFEAAARLQRDLELVRRMRRRQRTMSWIVERQHFVAMQPAADGGRALLYAVAHGRLIARAEARAVDELTAFAARVQSELTLPGTRALQPEDVEGTIILAAWLRGRGERDGYVFRLNEAVPVAAQLGEWSAALASIVVVDRAAAEPSPDDERANGEKKGRALHGPAPM, from the coding sequence ATGCGCGAGAAAGTCCACCGCTACCTCATGGAGCGGCCGTCCGGGGCGACGGCCGGCGAGCTGCTGGATCTGGTCTTCACCCGGCCGGGCGCCGATCGCGAGCTCGGGCCGCGCTTCCTGCAGGCGCTGCTCGGTGGCGACGGCCGTTTCGCCTACAGCGAGGCGACCGGCCGCTGGATCGCCACCGCGCACGCCGCCCTGGCGCAGCCGCTCGACGCGGCCACCTGGGTGGTGGTGGATCTCGAGACCACCGGCGGCGCGCCGACGCGCGGCCACGGCATCATCGAGATCGGCGCCCTCAAGGTCGTGGGCGGGCGCGTGGTCGACCGCTTCGCGCAGCTCGTGCATCCCGGCCGCCGCCTGCCGCCGTTCATCACCGGGCTGACCGGAATCACCGACGCGATGCTGGCGGGGCAGCCGGGGATCGCGGCGGTGCTGCCGCGCTTCATCGACTTCGCCGCCGGCGCCGTCCTCGTCGCGCACAATGCCGGCTTCGACCTCGGCTTCCTCGACGCCGCCCGCCTGGCGCTGGCCGGCACGACGTTCGACCAGCCCCATGCCTGCACGCTGCGCCTGGCGCGTCGCCTTCTGCCGCAGGTGCGGCGCAAGTCGCTCGACGCGCTGGGCGGGCACTTCGGCATTCCGCTGGTCGACCGCCACCGCGCCCTCGGCGACGCGCGCATCACGGTCGAGATCCTCTTCCAGCTCCTCGAGCTGGCGCGCCGGCGCGGCGTCCGGCGGGTGGCGGAGCTGCTCGATCTGCAGCACAGCGCCAGCGATGGCCGGCGCTTCGCCTGCGCCCTGCCGCGGGCGCGCGTCGCGGCGCTGCCCACCGCGCCGGGCATCTACCGCTTCCGCGACGCCGACGGCCGTCTGCTCTACGTCGGCAAGGCGAAGAATCTCCGCCAGCGCGTCGGCAGCTACCTGACCAACGCCGCGGCGCACCGCGGCAAGGTGCTCGACCTGATCCGCCACATCGCCGACGTCGAGGTGGCGGTGGCGGGCTCGGAGCTCGAAGCCTCGCTGTGCGAGGCGGACGAGATCCGCCGCCTGAAGCCGCCGTACAACCGGCTCAGCAAGCACCTGCCGCAGATCGCCTTCCTCAAGCTGATGCTCGGCGACGCGTTTCCGCGCCTGGCGGTCGTCAACCGACTGACCGGCCGCGCCGGGCGCTACTTCGGCCCCTTCCGCAGCCGCCTCGCCGCGGTCGAGGCGCAGGCGCTGGTGGCGCGGCTGTTCCGCCTGCGCACCTGCACCGGCGGCCTGCGGCCGTCGGCGGACGTCTCGCCCTGCCTGCACGGGCAGATCGGCGCCTGCAGCGCGCCCTGCGCGGCGCGCGTCGACCGCGCCGCCTACGCCCAGCAGGTCGCGGCGGCGGCGCGCTTCTTCGACGGCGAGATCGGCGCCGCGCAGCGCCAGCTCGAACAGCGGCGCGACGCGCACAGCGCGGCGCACCGCTTCGAGGCGGCGGCGCGGCTGCAGCGCGACCTCGAGCTGGTGCGGCGCATGCGGCGTCGCCAGCGGACCATGAGCTGGATCGTCGAGCGCCAGCACTTCGTCGCCATGCAGCCGGCCGCGGACGGCGGCCGGGCGCTGCTCTACGCCGTCGCTCACGGCCGGCTGATCGCGCGCGCCGAGGCGCGCGCCGTCGACGAGCTGACCGCCTTCGCGGCGCGCGTGCAGAGCGAGCTGACGCTGCCCGGCACGCGAGCCCTCCAACCCGAGGACGTGGAGGGCACGATCATCCTCGCCGCCTGGCTGCGCGGCCGCGGCGAACGCGACGGCTACGTCTTCCGGCTGAACGAGGCGGTGCCGGTGGCGGCGCAGCTCGGCGAGTGGTCGGCGGCGCTGGCGTCGATCGTCGTGGTCGACCGCGCCGCCGCCGAGCCGTCGCCGGATGACGAGCGGGCGAACGGCGAAAAAAAGGGGCGGGCCCTCCACGGGCCCGCCCCGATGTGA
- the prfB gene encoding peptide chain release factor 2 yields MPCANASRRSGGIFDLPKREARIQELDAISSEPDFWNDPEKAQTVSRERAQLTAPLTGWRKQVEALEEAELYLEMAAEGDADSLAEAQKTLAGIEEALHQMDLQRLLGGEHDPGNAIVQLQAGAGGTEAQDWAEMLLRQYLRWCERHDYKTELVDVQPGEGAGIKSASFTVEGPYAFGYLKSEVGVHRLVRISPFDANARRHTSFASVFVYPEIDDAVEVEIDEKDLRIDTYRSSGAGGQHVNKTDSAVRITHMPTGIVVACQNERSQHKNKAMAFKILRARLYELEMQKQREQIDAMNKTKKDIAFGSQIRSYVLHPYRLVKDHRTGKEIGNADAVLDGEIDPFIEEYLQQTAGTAPH; encoded by the coding sequence CTGCCCTGCGCGAACGCCTCCAGGCGTTCGGGAGGTATCTTTGACCTCCCGAAACGGGAGGCTCGCATTCAGGAGCTCGACGCCATCTCGTCCGAGCCCGACTTCTGGAACGACCCCGAGAAGGCGCAGACGGTCAGCCGCGAGCGCGCGCAACTGACGGCGCCGCTCACCGGCTGGCGCAAGCAGGTCGAGGCGCTCGAGGAGGCGGAGCTCTACCTCGAGATGGCCGCCGAGGGTGACGCCGATTCCCTCGCCGAAGCGCAGAAGACGCTGGCCGGCATCGAAGAGGCGCTGCACCAGATGGACCTGCAGCGCCTGCTCGGCGGCGAGCACGATCCGGGCAACGCCATCGTCCAGCTACAGGCCGGCGCCGGCGGCACCGAGGCGCAGGACTGGGCCGAGATGCTGCTGCGCCAGTACCTGCGCTGGTGCGAGCGCCACGACTACAAGACCGAGCTGGTCGACGTGCAGCCCGGCGAGGGCGCGGGCATCAAGAGCGCCTCGTTCACCGTCGAGGGCCCGTACGCCTTCGGCTACCTGAAGAGCGAGGTCGGCGTGCACCGGCTGGTGCGCATCTCGCCCTTCGACGCCAACGCCCGCCGCCACACCTCGTTCGCCTCGGTGTTCGTCTATCCCGAGATCGACGATGCCGTGGAGGTGGAGATCGACGAGAAGGACCTGCGCATCGACACCTACCGCTCGAGCGGCGCCGGCGGCCAGCACGTCAACAAGACCGACTCCGCCGTGCGCATCACGCACATGCCCACCGGCATCGTCGTCGCCTGCCAGAACGAACGCTCCCAGCACAAGAACAAGGCAATGGCCTTCAAGATCCTGCGCGCCCGTCTCTACGAGCTCGAGATGCAGAAGCAGCGCGAGCAGATCGATGCGATGAACAAGACCAAGAAGGACATCGCCTTCGGCAGCCAGATCCGCTCCTACGTCCTCCACCCCTACCGCCTGGTGAAGGACCACCGCACCGGCAAGGAGATCGGCAACGCCGACGCCGTGCTCGACGGCGAGATCGATCCCTTCATCGAAGAGTACCTGCAGCAGACCGCCGGCACCGCCCCGCACTGA
- a CDS encoding YceI family protein, translating into MHRIARLSALALLLAAPAFAGTATWQIDPDHSSAQFAIKHLMVSTVRGTIGPVTGTVTIDDGDLTKSSVTASIDAKGIDTRNQKRDDHLRSPEFFDVATFPAITFTSTAIEKAGDGAYAVRGDLTLHGVTKPVTLKVEGSPTPMRDPFGNTKLGGTATTRINRKDFGLNWSKALDGGGVVVGDDVDVTLDIELIKK; encoded by the coding sequence ATGCATCGCATCGCCCGCCTCAGCGCCCTCGCCCTGCTGCTCGCCGCGCCGGCGTTCGCCGGTACCGCCACCTGGCAGATCGATCCCGACCACAGCAGCGCGCAGTTCGCGATCAAGCACCTCATGGTGTCGACCGTCCGCGGCACCATCGGGCCGGTGACCGGCACGGTGACGATCGACGACGGCGACCTCACCAAGTCGTCGGTGACGGCCTCGATCGACGCCAAGGGCATCGACACCCGCAACCAGAAGCGCGACGACCACCTGCGCAGCCCCGAATTCTTCGACGTCGCCACGTTCCCCGCCATCACCTTCACCTCGACGGCGATCGAGAAGGCGGGCGACGGCGCCTACGCGGTGCGCGGCGATCTGACGCTGCACGGCGTCACCAAGCCGGTGACCCTGAAGGTCGAGGGCTCGCCGACGCCGATGCGGGACCCGTTCGGCAACACCAAGCTCGGCGGCACCGCGACCACCCGCATCAACCGCAAGGACTTCGGCCTCAACTGGAGCAAAGCGCTCGACGGCGGCGGCGTGGTGGTCGGCGACGACGTCGACGTCACGCTCGACATCGAGCTGATCAAGAAATAG
- a CDS encoding peptidylprolyl isomerase: MANPTATFDTSLGSFSAEIYRDQMPITAGNFIALATQGFYDGLHFHRVIKDFMIQFGCENSRDPKSPRCGMGGSPLGTIQDEHPPAFRASNEIGTLSMANTGRPNSGGAQFFINTKHNAYLDWFTPGQSKHPVFGKVTSGMEVVRQIESTPTDANDRPTTPVKVLRVTISE, translated from the coding sequence ATGGCGAATCCCACCGCGACCTTCGACACCTCGCTCGGCTCCTTCAGCGCCGAGATCTACCGCGACCAGATGCCGATCACCGCCGGCAACTTCATCGCGCTGGCCACGCAGGGCTTCTACGACGGCCTGCACTTCCACCGCGTGATCAAGGACTTCATGATCCAGTTCGGCTGCGAGAACAGCCGCGATCCGAAGAGCCCGCGCTGCGGCATGGGCGGTTCGCCGCTCGGCACCATCCAGGACGAGCATCCGCCGGCCTTCAGGGCCTCGAACGAGATCGGCACGCTGTCGATGGCGAACACCGGACGGCCCAACAGCGGCGGCGCGCAGTTCTTCATCAACACCAAGCACAACGCCTACCTCGACTGGTTCACGCCCGGCCAGTCGAAGCACCCGGTGTTCGGCAAGGTGACCAGCGGCATGGAGGTCGTGCGGCAGATCGAATCGACGCCGACCGATGCCAACGACCGGCCGACCACGCCGGTGAAGGTCCTGCGCGTCACCATCAGCGAGTGA
- a CDS encoding haloalkane dehalogenase: protein MDVLRTPESRFRDLPDFPFAPRYREIHDADGTALRIAYIDEGPREAAPILLMHGEPSWSFLYRHIIARLAAAGHRVVAPDLIGFGRSDKPSAAADYTYERHVRWMSDWLLALNLQRITIFGQDWGGLIGLRLVAAFPERFARLVVANTGLPVGTGFGDAFKAWLDFSQSVPELPVGNIIAMGCRRPLTAAERAAYEAPFPEERYKAGARRFPTLVPITPQHPSVAENQAAWRVLEQFTRPCVTAFSDADPVTRGGERVFQERIPGARGQAHVTIANAGHFLQEDAPEAIADLLHRVAAGA, encoded by the coding sequence ATGGACGTGTTGCGAACCCCGGAGTCGCGCTTTCGCGATCTGCCCGACTTTCCCTTCGCGCCGCGCTACCGCGAGATCCACGACGCGGACGGCACGGCGCTGCGCATCGCCTACATCGACGAAGGGCCGCGCGAGGCGGCGCCCATCCTGCTCATGCACGGCGAACCGTCGTGGTCGTTCCTCTATCGCCACATCATCGCCCGCCTGGCGGCCGCCGGGCACCGCGTCGTGGCGCCGGACCTGATCGGCTTCGGTCGCTCCGACAAGCCGAGCGCCGCCGCCGACTACACCTACGAGCGGCATGTGCGGTGGATGAGCGACTGGCTGCTGGCGCTGAACCTGCAGCGGATCACGATCTTCGGCCAGGACTGGGGCGGCCTCATCGGCCTGCGCCTGGTGGCCGCGTTCCCGGAGCGCTTCGCCCGCCTCGTCGTCGCCAACACCGGGCTGCCGGTCGGCACCGGCTTCGGCGACGCGTTCAAGGCGTGGCTCGACTTCAGCCAGTCGGTGCCCGAGCTGCCGGTCGGCAACATCATCGCGATGGGCTGCCGGCGTCCGCTGACCGCCGCCGAGCGCGCCGCCTACGAGGCGCCGTTCCCCGAGGAGCGCTACAAGGCCGGTGCGCGGCGCTTCCCCACCCTCGTTCCGATCACCCCCCAGCATCCCTCGGTGGCCGAGAACCAGGCCGCCTGGCGGGTGCTCGAGCAGTTCACGCGGCCCTGCGTCACCGCCTTCAGCGACGCCGACCCGGTGACGCGCGGCGGCGAGCGGGTCTTCCAGGAGCGCATCCCGGGCGCCCGAGGGCAGGCGCACGTGACCATCGCCAACGCCGGACACTTCCTGCAGGAGGATGCGCCCGAGGCGATCGCCGACCTCCTGCACCGCGTCGCCGCGGGCGCCTGA
- the ybeY gene encoding rRNA maturation RNase YbeY → MPAATVSLVARRRVPGVRAAAVRRDARRALALLGVTGELSIALVGDAEMQALNRDWRRKDRPTDVLAFALREGEDAAVHADVLGDVVISLDTAARQAAARGATAADEVRVLLAHGILHLLGYDHERSPAEARRMFARQRALLRQLAA, encoded by the coding sequence ATGCCGGCGGCGACGGTCAGCCTGGTCGCCCGCCGCCGCGTTCCCGGCGTCCGCGCCGCCGCCGTGCGGCGCGACGCCCGGCGCGCGCTCGCGCTGCTCGGCGTCACCGGCGAGCTCAGCATCGCCCTGGTCGGCGACGCCGAGATGCAGGCGCTGAATCGCGACTGGCGCCGCAAGGATCGGCCCACCGACGTCCTCGCCTTCGCCCTGCGCGAGGGGGAGGACGCCGCGGTCCACGCCGACGTGCTGGGCGATGTCGTGATCTCGCTCGACACCGCCGCGCGCCAGGCCGCGGCGCGCGGCGCCACCGCCGCCGACGAGGTGCGCGTCCTCCTCGCCCACGGCATCCTCCACCTCCTCGGCTACGATCACGAACGCTCGCCCGCCGAGGCGCGGCGGATGTTCGCCAGGCAGCGCGCGCTGCTGCGCCAGCTCGCCGCCTGA
- a CDS encoding nuclear transport factor 2 family protein — translation MSTFSREEIHAAWQRRMALQDADDWAGFGNTFTEDAVYHEHHYGIFRGRAAILDWLVPVMAYCKGWTYPVEWVCIDGNRVVHKWLNRLPGRRADGSHFEFAGFTAMEYAGNGQFSFQEDIYNRVETDQVIGEWKAATGGAYK, via the coding sequence ATGAGCACCTTCAGCCGCGAGGAGATCCATGCCGCCTGGCAGCGGCGCATGGCCCTGCAGGACGCCGACGACTGGGCCGGTTTCGGCAACACGTTCACCGAGGACGCGGTCTACCACGAGCACCACTACGGCATCTTCCGCGGCCGCGCCGCGATCCTCGATTGGCTGGTGCCGGTGATGGCGTACTGCAAGGGCTGGACCTATCCGGTCGAGTGGGTGTGCATCGACGGCAACCGCGTCGTGCACAAGTGGCTCAACCGCCTGCCCGGCCGCCGCGCCGACGGCTCCCACTTCGAGTTCGCCGGCTTCACCGCCATGGAGTACGCCGGCAACGGCCAGTTCTCGTTCCAGGAGGACATCTACAATCGGGTCGAGACCGACCAGGTGATCGGCGAGTGGAAGGCGGCGACCGGCGGCGCGTACAAGTGA
- a CDS encoding PhoH family protein translates to MSDTLEVQFADHHRFHDLLGHHDEHIKAVEKAIGVRIGLGDRTLIIEGDAIERELAGRVLKELYGLIERDYPIYASDVDYAVRILSRDRGATLKDIFLDSIYITAHKRVVTPKSVAQKAYIDAIRHFDIVFGIGPAGTGKTYLAMAMAVAALMRDNFARMILTRPAVEAGEKLGFLPGDLAEKVNPYLRPLYDALHDMVDFDRARKMLEKGAIEVAPLAFMRGRTLNDSFVILDEAQNTTPEQMKMFLTRLGYGSKAVITGDVTQIDLPSGKPSGLKHAAQILHGVDGIRFCQFDERDVVRHRLVRDIISAYDRAETTAGAQ, encoded by the coding sequence ATGTCCGACACGCTCGAAGTCCAGTTCGCCGATCACCACAGGTTCCACGACCTGCTCGGTCACCACGACGAGCACATCAAGGCGGTCGAGAAGGCGATCGGTGTCCGCATCGGGCTCGGCGACCGCACGCTGATCATCGAGGGCGACGCGATCGAGCGCGAGCTGGCGGGGCGGGTACTGAAGGAGCTCTACGGCCTGATCGAACGCGACTATCCGATCTACGCCAGCGACGTCGACTACGCGGTGCGCATCCTGTCGCGCGACCGCGGCGCCACGCTCAAGGACATCTTCCTCGACTCGATCTACATCACCGCCCACAAGCGGGTGGTGACGCCGAAGAGCGTGGCGCAGAAGGCGTACATCGACGCCATCCGCCACTTCGACATCGTCTTCGGCATCGGCCCCGCCGGCACCGGCAAGACCTATCTCGCGATGGCGATGGCGGTGGCGGCGCTGATGCGCGACAACTTCGCCCGCATGATCCTCACCCGGCCGGCGGTGGAGGCGGGCGAGAAGCTCGGCTTCCTGCCCGGCGACCTGGCGGAGAAGGTGAACCCGTACCTGCGGCCGCTCTACGACGCGCTGCACGACATGGTCGACTTCGACCGGGCGCGCAAGATGCTCGAGAAGGGCGCCATCGAGGTCGCGCCGCTGGCCTTCATGCGCGGCCGGACGCTGAACGATTCGTTCGTCATCCTCGACGAGGCGCAGAACACGACGCCGGAACAGATGAAGATGTTCCTCACCCGCCTCGGCTACGGCTCGAAGGCGGTGATCACCGGCGACGTCACCCAGATCGACCTGCCGTCGGGCAAGCCGTCCGGCCTCAAGCATGCGGCGCAGATCCTCCACGGCGTCGACGGCATCCGCTTCTGCCAGTTCGACGAGCGCGACGTCGTCCGCCACCGCCTGGTGCGCGACATCATCTCCGCCTACGACCGGGCGGAAACCACCGCCGGCGCCCAGTAG
- the alaS gene encoding alanine--tRNA ligase translates to MTGAEVRSSFLEFFRARGHELVRSSSIVPSNDPTLLFTNAGMVQFKNVFLGQEQRANPRAASAQKCLRLSGKHNDLEEVGRDTYHHTLFEMLGNWSFGEYYKREAIAWAWELLTDVWKLPKDKLWATVFRTDDEAESLWKRETDIDPAQVLRFDEKDNFWEMGDTGPCGPCSEIHIDRGPAACDKQHVAGHQCAVNVGCSRFIELWNLVFIQYDRQANGDLVELKSKHVDTGMGLERVTAVLQHVASNYDTDLFRRLIAFTEERAGRRYGADEESDLAMRVIADHSRALNCMIADGVVPGNEGRGYVLRRILRRAARHARVLGFEQPFLYAMSEPVCAVLGGAYPELVERRAYIEEVVRSEEERFAETLDRGLALLAQERAALQKARQTVLPGDVAFKLYDTYGFPVDMTEDILRDHGITVDQAGFTAAMAAQKQRARDARKAAGEGQIVGSAASSRFVGDRVYDYESPIAALAVDGEARDEVRAGETVHVVAAETPFYGESGGQVGDRGVIETADGALVEITDTLKPRADLTVHVGTVVRGALRTGQTARLLVDRERREATRLNHSVTHILHGVLRRVLGDQVRQAGSLVAPDRLRFDFTQPTPIDEPALRRIEDEVNAHIRENAEVTVEEMAYDAAIKAGALAFFGDKYGDRVRVVRMGDFSTELCGGTHVRRTGDIGLFKLRGEAGVAAGTRRIEAITGIGALEWVRASEQSLRRLGELLRGSEEDVAERVERLLAQQKQLERQLQQLQRQVAGSQSGDLLSRAQTIKGRTVIAARVDESDPKRLLELADQLRERLGSGIVVLAGAHDGQVRLLAAVTKDLAGQVHAGKLVGEIAPIVGGRGGGRPELAQAGGSDASKIDAALQRAVELVS, encoded by the coding sequence ATGACCGGCGCCGAGGTTCGCAGCAGTTTTCTCGAGTTCTTCCGGGCCCGCGGGCACGAGCTGGTGCGCAGCTCCTCGATCGTGCCGAGCAACGACCCGACCCTGCTGTTCACCAACGCCGGCATGGTGCAGTTCAAGAACGTCTTCCTCGGCCAGGAACAGCGCGCCAATCCGCGCGCCGCGAGCGCGCAGAAGTGCCTGCGGCTGAGCGGCAAGCACAACGATCTCGAGGAGGTGGGGCGCGACACGTACCACCACACGCTGTTCGAGATGCTCGGCAACTGGTCGTTCGGCGAGTACTACAAGCGGGAGGCGATCGCCTGGGCCTGGGAGCTGCTCACCGACGTCTGGAAGCTGCCCAAGGACAAGCTGTGGGCGACCGTCTTCCGCACCGACGACGAAGCCGAGTCGCTGTGGAAGCGCGAGACCGACATCGACCCGGCGCAGGTCCTGCGCTTCGACGAGAAGGACAACTTCTGGGAGATGGGCGACACCGGTCCGTGCGGCCCGTGCTCGGAGATCCACATCGACCGCGGCCCGGCGGCCTGCGACAAGCAGCACGTCGCCGGCCACCAGTGCGCGGTGAACGTCGGCTGCTCGCGCTTCATCGAGCTGTGGAACCTGGTGTTCATCCAGTACGACCGGCAGGCGAACGGCGATCTGGTCGAGCTGAAGAGCAAGCACGTCGACACCGGCATGGGCCTCGAGCGCGTCACCGCCGTCCTCCAGCACGTCGCCTCGAACTACGACACCGACCTCTTCCGCCGCCTCATCGCCTTCACCGAGGAGCGAGCCGGTCGCCGCTACGGCGCCGACGAGGAGAGCGACCTGGCGATGCGCGTCATCGCCGACCACAGCCGCGCCCTCAACTGCATGATCGCCGACGGCGTCGTGCCGGGAAACGAGGGTCGCGGCTACGTGCTGCGCCGCATCCTGCGCCGCGCCGCGCGGCACGCCCGCGTCCTCGGCTTCGAGCAGCCGTTCCTCTACGCGATGTCGGAGCCGGTCTGCGCCGTCCTCGGCGGCGCCTACCCGGAGCTGGTCGAGCGCCGCGCCTACATCGAGGAGGTCGTGCGCAGCGAGGAGGAGCGCTTCGCCGAAACGCTCGACCGCGGCCTCGCCCTGCTCGCCCAGGAGCGCGCCGCGCTCCAGAAGGCGCGGCAGACGGTCCTGCCCGGCGACGTCGCCTTCAAGCTCTACGATACCTACGGCTTTCCGGTCGACATGACCGAGGACATCCTGCGCGATCACGGCATCACCGTCGACCAGGCCGGCTTCACGGCGGCGATGGCGGCCCAGAAGCAGCGCGCCCGCGACGCCCGCAAGGCCGCCGGCGAAGGCCAGATCGTCGGCAGCGCCGCCTCGTCGCGCTTCGTCGGCGATCGCGTCTACGACTACGAGTCGCCGATCGCCGCCCTGGCGGTTGACGGCGAGGCGCGCGACGAAGTGCGCGCCGGCGAGACCGTGCACGTCGTCGCCGCCGAGACCCCCTTCTACGGCGAGTCCGGCGGCCAGGTCGGCGACCGCGGCGTCATCGAGACCGCCGACGGGGCGTTGGTGGAGATCACCGACACCCTGAAACCGCGGGCCGACCTCACCGTGCACGTCGGCACGGTGGTGCGCGGCGCGCTGCGGACCGGCCAGACGGCGCGCCTGCTGGTCGACCGCGAGCGCCGCGAGGCGACGCGCCTGAACCACTCGGTCACCCACATCCTGCACGGCGTGCTGCGGCGCGTGCTCGGCGACCAGGTCCGCCAGGCCGGGTCGCTGGTGGCCCCCGACCGCCTGCGCTTCGATTTCACGCAACCGACGCCGATCGACGAGCCGGCGCTGCGGCGCATCGAGGACGAGGTCAACGCGCACATCCGCGAGAACGCCGAGGTGACGGTCGAGGAGATGGCCTACGACGCCGCCATCAAGGCCGGCGCCCTCGCCTTCTTCGGCGACAAGTACGGCGACCGCGTGCGGGTGGTGCGGATGGGCGACTTCTCCACCGAGCTGTGCGGCGGCACGCACGTGCGGCGCACCGGCGACATCGGCCTCTTCAAGCTGCGCGGCGAGGCCGGCGTCGCCGCCGGCACGCGCCGCATCGAGGCGATCACCGGGATCGGCGCGCTCGAATGGGTGCGCGCCTCGGAGCAGTCGCTGCGCAGGCTCGGCGAGCTGCTGCGCGGCAGCGAGGAGGACGTCGCCGAGCGCGTCGAGCGCCTGCTGGCGCAGCAGAAGCAGCTCGAACGCCAGCTCCAGCAGTTGCAGCGCCAGGTGGCCGGCAGTCAGTCCGGCGACCTGCTGTCGCGGGCGCAGACCATCAAGGGCCGCACGGTGATCGCGGCGCGGGTGGACGAGTCGGATCCGAAGCGCCTGCTCGAGCTCGCCGACCAGCTCCGCGAGCGGCTCGGCTCCGGGATCGTCGTCCTCGCCGGCGCCCACGACGGGCAGGTGCGCCTGCTCGCGGCGGTCACCAAGGACCTCGCCGGCCAGGTGCACGCCGGCAAGCTGGTGGGCGAGATCGCCCCGATCGTCGGCGGCAGGGGCGGCGGCCGCCCCGAGCTCGCCCAGGCCGGCGGCAGCGATGCGTCGAAGATCGACGCCGCGCTGCAGCGCGCCGTCGAGCTGGTCTCGTGA
- a CDS encoding acyltransferase family protein, which yields MAAGRSNHRLSRRAAARAVLERFDPAAADLWMGRVRAVLWPYFRPQLIGTEHLPTGRALLIGRHSGVIPYDAACAMAAIHEATGRVCRAFGDRFFALIPGMERLLNRCGAGIADPAVVEAALREEHAVLVFPGGTLDMQRPYLSDAYRVVPHRGFAPGHGGYVKLALRTGAPIVPLAVVGAEEAHVLLGNWAAGARLLGTPLLPFVLFPLPLPVKLYLRLGRPIHLRGTPADAARQDRVDALNRVVQRRLQRLIDDTVRRRRGIVFSRFDQRGTR from the coding sequence ATGGCAGCAGGGCGATCGAACCATCGCCTGTCGCGGCGGGCGGCGGCGCGGGCGGTGCTCGAGCGCTTCGATCCCGCCGCCGCCGACCTGTGGATGGGCCGGGTGCGAGCGGTCCTCTGGCCCTACTTCCGGCCGCAGTTGATCGGCACCGAGCATCTGCCGACGGGGCGGGCGCTGCTCATCGGCCGCCATTCCGGCGTCATTCCCTACGATGCGGCGTGCGCCATGGCGGCCATCCACGAAGCCACTGGTCGGGTGTGTCGCGCCTTCGGCGACCGTTTCTTCGCCCTCATCCCCGGCATGGAACGGTTGCTCAATCGCTGTGGCGCCGGCATCGCCGATCCGGCCGTGGTCGAGGCGGCGCTGCGCGAGGAGCACGCGGTCCTGGTGTTCCCGGGCGGCACGCTCGACATGCAGCGACCGTACCTGAGCGACGCCTATCGGGTCGTCCCCCACCGCGGCTTCGCGCCCGGCCACGGCGGCTACGTCAAGCTGGCGCTGCGCACCGGCGCGCCGATCGTGCCGCTGGCGGTGGTCGGCGCCGAGGAGGCGCACGTCCTGCTCGGCAATTGGGCGGCCGGCGCCCGCCTGCTGGGAACGCCGCTGCTGCCATTCGTGCTCTTCCCGCTGCCCCTGCCGGTGAAGCTCTACCTCCGCCTCGGCCGGCCGATCCACCTGCGCGGCACGCCGGCCGACGCCGCGCGGCAGGATCGCGTCGACGCGCTCAACCGGGTGGTGCAGCGCCGCCTGCAGCGCCTGATCGACGACACCGTGCGGCGCCGGCGCGGCATCGTCTTCAGCCGCTTCGATCAACGAGGAACCCGATGA